From the genome of Haloterrigena sp. KLK7, one region includes:
- a CDS encoding NAD(P)/FAD-dependent oxidoreductase, producing the protein MHVAIIGAYGSAGVAVADELLDLEPDVELTLIDNGDPGGGLCILRGCMPSKDVLSAGQHLYQFRHDDRLSVSCNNALEDYSDWVIDQIPDEVYDDFDSMPSKDVLSAGQHHYQARHDDRLEGVPDVDLEAVVARKDEHVSGFAEHRRGHVHELAEREGVEFLRETARFVDDRVLAVGDRRLEPDYVVIATGSVPNIPELPGIDDVPVRTSADVLDAAAFPDSGLILGNGYISLELGPYLSEVGDVDLTVVEHDERPLDAFPDAYGDTLLEIYRDQFGIEVLTTTDEKRLEPTDDGGVRLFVERDGEGEERAIEADELYCFTGRSPNLEGLGLEHTRLEPGSGWVGSTMQATDDERVFVVGDANGREPILHVAKEQGFAAAANVVHHARGDDLEPYANVPHHVIFSGLGVYPVARVGHTPATAAESGMDAFVVTREVSSDGVFKTKDHPEGRATLVVDANSGAVLGYQGVHLHADVMAKTMQVVVEMGLDVREVPNRAYHPTTPEILDGLFRDACAELEERQQCVGPDSRDSAL; encoded by the coding sequence ATGCACGTTGCCATTATTGGCGCGTATGGATCGGCCGGAGTTGCAGTCGCGGATGAATTACTCGATCTGGAACCAGATGTTGAATTGACACTAATTGATAATGGCGATCCGGGCGGCGGGCTGTGTATCTTACGTGGGTGTATGCCAAGCAAGGATGTATTATCAGCGGGTCAACATCTGTATCAATTCCGTCATGATGACCGACTTTCTGTTTCCTGTAATAATGCGCTCGAGGACTATTCAGATTGGGTGATTGACCAAATTCCTGATGAGGTGTATGACGATTTCGACAGTATGCCGAGCAAAGATGTCCTTTCGGCCGGACAGCATCACTACCAGGCGCGCCACGACGACCGACTCGAGGGCGTCCCCGACGTCGATCTCGAGGCGGTCGTCGCCCGAAAGGACGAGCACGTCTCGGGATTCGCCGAACATCGCCGCGGTCACGTTCACGAGCTGGCCGAACGGGAGGGCGTCGAGTTCCTCCGCGAGACGGCGCGGTTCGTCGACGATCGCGTCCTCGCGGTCGGCGACCGCCGACTCGAACCGGATTACGTCGTGATCGCGACCGGGTCCGTACCGAACATCCCAGAGCTGCCGGGCATCGACGACGTGCCGGTTCGGACGAGCGCGGACGTCCTCGACGCGGCCGCGTTCCCCGACTCGGGTCTCATTCTGGGCAACGGCTACATCAGCCTCGAGCTCGGTCCCTATCTCAGCGAGGTCGGCGACGTCGATCTCACCGTCGTCGAGCACGACGAACGGCCGCTCGACGCGTTTCCGGACGCCTACGGCGACACCCTCCTCGAGATCTACCGCGACCAGTTCGGGATCGAGGTGTTGACGACGACGGACGAGAAGCGCCTCGAACCGACCGACGACGGCGGCGTTCGCCTGTTCGTCGAGCGAGACGGCGAGGGCGAGGAGCGCGCGATCGAAGCGGACGAACTCTACTGCTTCACCGGTCGCAGTCCGAACCTCGAGGGACTGGGCCTCGAGCACACGCGGCTCGAACCGGGTTCGGGCTGGGTGGGGTCGACGATGCAGGCGACCGACGACGAGCGCGTCTTCGTCGTCGGCGACGCGAACGGCCGCGAGCCGATCCTCCACGTCGCCAAGGAACAGGGCTTCGCGGCCGCAGCGAACGTCGTCCACCACGCGCGCGGCGACGACCTCGAGCCCTACGCGAACGTCCCCCACCACGTGATCTTCTCGGGACTGGGCGTCTACCCCGTCGCCAGGGTGGGGCACACGCCCGCGACGGCCGCCGAGTCGGGGATGGACGCCTTCGTCGTCACCCGCGAGGTCTCGTCCGACGGCGTCTTCAAGACCAAGGACCACCCGGAGGGGCGGGCGACGCTGGTCGTCGACGCCAACAGCGGGGCCGTCCTCGGCTATCAGGGCGTCCACCTCCACGCCGACGTGATGGCGAAGACGATGCAGGTCGTCGTCGAGATGGGACTGGACGTCCGCGAGGTCCCCAATCGGGCCTACCACCCCACGACGCCCGAAATCCTCGACGGCCTCTTCCGCGACGCCTGCGCCGAACTCGAGGAGCGTCAACAGTGCGTCGGTCCCGATTCGCGGGATTCGGCGCTGTAG
- a CDS encoding APC family permease — MGVGAAIALLIGTALGMSIFLVPTQMAAEAGPSVVIAVLVAIVPMALGVLQLLQLGGAIPVAGGAYVYGSRLVGPYWGFLNIMLPIVAVWAYLLFAALGFAQYLPYLLELLGVGIQIPAVAATMAILAFFLLVNYVGIQMAARAQIALVAVLIAGMLTFILGGLASFDIGNFEPLFPDGPGQPFEEGLGPFFLAIVLLYIPFQGFAMIIEIGEELENPTTNIPRVLAVGMSFVAVLSIAIVVALIGGASWESAVGPDGEPVDGALAAVADSFGTVPTAGLVLIAVAALVAAATTVNTLYTSYSRTVMRASRDNLLPGFFAGIHDRFDTPHRAVVFMGVPPLAVAPFVSSLDELTGPAFLDWLVVVVVTGTFLSFMISAVALWNLPTKFPQRYADSVYKLPLPVLKLVAIGNIVVSFAFMLLVAASAPTALAFVAAFSLVSSIGYVYRVRSSTTAGTDLRTEMSVLHRHEGGDDDPVDRSD, encoded by the coding sequence GTGGGGGTCGGGGCGGCAATCGCATTACTGATCGGGACTGCGCTGGGGATGAGCATTTTCCTCGTCCCGACGCAGATGGCCGCCGAGGCCGGTCCGAGCGTCGTGATCGCCGTTCTGGTCGCGATCGTTCCGATGGCGCTCGGCGTCCTGCAACTGTTACAGCTCGGCGGGGCGATCCCCGTCGCCGGCGGCGCCTACGTCTACGGCTCGCGGCTCGTCGGCCCGTACTGGGGCTTTCTCAACATCATGCTGCCGATCGTGGCCGTCTGGGCGTACCTGCTCTTCGCCGCGCTCGGATTCGCCCAGTACCTGCCGTACCTCCTCGAGTTACTGGGAGTCGGTATTCAGATCCCGGCGGTCGCCGCGACGATGGCGATCCTCGCGTTCTTCCTGCTGGTCAACTACGTCGGCATCCAGATGGCCGCGCGGGCCCAGATCGCGCTCGTCGCCGTCCTGATCGCCGGCATGCTGACGTTCATCCTCGGCGGACTGGCCTCGTTCGATATCGGGAACTTCGAACCGCTGTTTCCCGACGGTCCGGGCCAGCCCTTCGAGGAGGGACTGGGGCCGTTCTTCCTCGCGATCGTGTTACTGTACATCCCCTTCCAGGGGTTCGCCATGATCATCGAGATCGGCGAGGAACTCGAGAACCCGACGACGAACATTCCGCGGGTCCTCGCCGTCGGGATGTCGTTCGTCGCGGTGCTGTCGATCGCGATCGTCGTCGCGCTGATCGGCGGCGCCTCGTGGGAGTCCGCCGTCGGGCCGGACGGTGAACCCGTCGACGGCGCGCTCGCGGCCGTCGCCGACTCGTTCGGCACCGTCCCCACGGCCGGACTGGTGCTCATCGCCGTCGCGGCGCTGGTCGCCGCGGCGACGACCGTGAACACGCTGTACACGTCCTACTCGCGGACGGTCATGCGCGCCTCGCGGGACAACCTGCTGCCCGGCTTCTTCGCGGGGATCCACGACCGGTTCGACACGCCCCACCGAGCGGTCGTCTTCATGGGCGTTCCGCCGCTGGCCGTCGCCCCCTTCGTGAGCTCCCTCGACGAGCTCACCGGCCCCGCGTTCCTCGACTGGCTCGTCGTGGTCGTCGTCACCGGGACCTTTCTCTCCTTTATGATCAGCGCGGTCGCCCTCTGGAACCTCCCGACGAAGTTCCCGCAGCGCTACGCGGACTCGGTCTACAAACTCCCGCTGCCCGTCCTGAAGCTGGTCGCGATCGGCAATATCGTCGTCTCGTTCGCGTTCATGCTGCTCGTCGCGGCGAGCGCGCCGACGGCGCTGGCGTTCGTGGCGGCCTTCTCGCTCGTCTCCTCGATCGGCTACGTCTATCGCGTCCGCTCGTCGACGACCGCGGGTACCGACCTGCGGACGGAGATGTCGGTGTTACACCGCCACGAGGGCGGCGACGACGACCCCGTCGACCGGAGCGACTGA
- a CDS encoding CBS domain-containing protein, translating into MEDIFVGRVMSASLHTVTPDTLVEETAQLMLENEIGSVVVTDDDNRLKGILTTTDFVRIVAERKPKDQTPVSQYMTEDIITATAQDSIRDAADAMVEHGFHHLPVVDDEVGVIGMVTTTDLAAYLSREETPSPE; encoded by the coding sequence ATGGAGGATATTTTCGTCGGACGGGTCATGTCCGCGTCGCTTCACACCGTGACGCCGGACACGCTCGTCGAGGAGACCGCGCAACTGATGCTCGAGAACGAGATCGGCTCGGTCGTCGTCACCGACGACGACAACCGGCTCAAGGGGATCCTGACGACGACGGACTTCGTTCGCATCGTCGCCGAACGGAAACCGAAAGACCAGACGCCGGTCTCGCAGTACATGACCGAGGACATCATCACGGCCACCGCTCAGGACAGCATCCGCGACGCCGCGGACGCCATGGTCGAGCACGGCTTCCACCACCTCCCCGTCGTCGACGACGAGGTAGGCGTGATCGGCATGGTAACGACGACCGATCTGGCGGCGTACCTCTCGCGCGAGGAGACGCCGAGCCCCGAATAG